A stretch of Cucumis sativus cultivar 9930 chromosome 2, Cucumber_9930_V3, whole genome shotgun sequence DNA encodes these proteins:
- the LOC101217870 gene encoding phosphoribosylaminoimidazole-succinocarboxamide synthase, chloroplastic, producing the protein MGKPRRSAPHISCSSFSRVQLYATQRNHIKSPTFEPKRPSNHPKRKMASPMTGVNTAKTSAIKPPFSIPSFTSASLCAGKTTLRMLSPSSSSSLVKASLTHRQDSPHNLSLDALIKGDRREEVVGAINRSLSNCLSETNLHLTVPGIKSKTRGKVRDIYDYGDYLILVTTDRQSAFDRVLASIPFKGQVLNETSLWWFDRTQHITSNAVVSVPDKNVTIARKCSVFPVEFVVRGFVTGSTDTSLWTVYKNGVRNYCGNVLPDGLVKNQKLSSNILTPTTKAATHDVPVTPDEIIERGLMSQADYEEASRKALSLFEYGQKVALEHGMILVDTKYEFGKGEDGSILLIDEVHTPDSSRYWIAQSYEERFQNGLEPENVDKEFLRLWFKDNCNPYEDEVLPEAPEELVRELSWRYIFLYETITKSKFELPLSEEPVHDRISRNVKTAVAALK; encoded by the exons ATGGGGAAACCCAGAAGGTCGGCTCCTCACATAAGTTGTTCTTCGTTCTCTAGAGTTCAGCTCTACGCAACGCAACGCAACCATATAAAGTCACCCACTTTCGAACCAAAACGGCCATCCAATCACCCCAAGAGAAAAATGGCTTCTCCTATGACCGGCGTCAACACTGCGAAAACCTCCGCCATCAAGCCCCCCTTTTCCATTCCGTCTTTCACTTCAGCCTCTCTCTGCGCAGGAAAAACGACGCTGAGGATGCTCTCACCCTCCTCTTCTTCGTCTCTGGTGAAGGCGAGCCTGACCCACCGTCAAGACTCGCCGCATAATCTGTCCTTGGATGCTCTGATCAAAGGGGATCGCAGAGAGGAGGTCGTCGGTGCCATTAACAGGTCTTTGTCCAACTGTCTATCTGAGACGAATCTCCACTTGACCGTTCCTGGAATTAAGTCCAAAACCAGGGGCAAG GTTAGAGATATATATGACTATGGGGATTATCTTATTTTGGTTACAACTGATCGACAGAGTGCTTTCGATAGAGTTCTTGCTTCCATACCCTTTAAGGGTCAG GTTCTTAATGAGACCAGCTTATGGTGGTTTGACAGAACACAGCACATCACTTCAAATGCAGTTGTGTCAGTCCCTGATAAAAATGTCACGATTGCTAGAAAGTGTTCAGTTTTTCCCGTTGAATTTGTTG TTAGAGGATTCGTCACTGGAAGTACTGATACATCATTATGGACGGTGTACAAGAACGGGGTGCGAAACTACTGTGGAAATGTTCTTCCAGATG GCTTGGTTAAAAATCAGAAGCTGTCTTCCAATATACTTACTCCAACAACCAAGGCTGCTACTCATGATGTTCCTGTGACACCAGATGAG ATCATTGAGAGGGGGCTGATGAGTCAAGCTGATTATGAAGAAGCAAGTAGAAAGGCTTTAAGCTTGTTTGAGTATGGACAG AAAGTGGCTCTGGAGCATGGTATGATTCTGGTTGACACAAAGTATGAGTTCGGAAAGGGGGAGGATGGCTCTATTCTTTTAATTGATGAG GTGCATACACCTGATTCAAGTAGATACTGGATTGCACAGTCCTACGAGGAACGCTTTCAAAATGGTCTTGAACCTGAAAATGTTGACAAG GAATTCTTGAGGCTTTGGTTCAAAGATAATTGCAATCCATATGAAGATGAG GTTCTCCCAGAGGCTCCAGAAGAGCTTGTCCGTGAACTGTCGTGGCG ATATATCTTCTTGTATGAGACAAtaaccaaatcaaaatttgagcTGCCATTATCAGAG GAACCTGTACATGATCGGATATCACGGAATGTTAAAACGGCAGTGGCAGCTCTAAAATAA
- the LOC101217403 gene encoding dihydrofolate reductase: MASESKTERKPKILCLHGFRTSGAILRKQVQRWPTSVLHQFHLHFIDDSIPSKGKSDVEGIYDPPYFEWFGTSEDPTNYENLESSIEFIESYMLEHGPFDGLLGFSQGAMLSAALALLQARGVALTKVPKIKFVIVISSSKLQSSSLAARIVYSTSIACPSLHFLSEEDFWMPSGLKLLQSFVEPLVIHHSKGHIVPRLDEKSLKIVNGFIQKVSKL, encoded by the exons ATGGCAAGCGAGAGCAAAACTGAAAGGAAACCCAAGATTTTGTGCCTCCATGGCTTTCGGACTAGTGGAGCAATCTTGAGGAAGCAGGTCCAAAGATGGCCAACTTCTGTTCTTCATCAATTCCATCTCCATTTTATCGACGACTCAATCCCTTCCAAAGGAAAATCAGACGTCGAAGGAATTTACGATCCTCCCTATTTCGAGTGGTTTGGAACCAGCGAG GACCCGAccaattatgaaaatttggaatCGAGCATTGAATTCATCGAGAGTTACATGCTTGAGCACGGACCATTCGACGGACTTCTCGGTTTTTCACAG GGGGCAATGTTATCGGCAGCACTGGCGTTGCTTCAAGCGAGG GGAGTTGCACTGACGAAGGTCCCGAAGATCAAATTCGTAATAGTAATTAGCAGTTCGAAACTGCAATCATCATCCTTGGCCGCTCGAATAGTTTATTCTACGTCTATTGCATGCCCATCCCTCCATTTTTTAA GTGAGGAAGACTTCTGGATGCCCAGTGGATTAAAGCTTCTACAATCATTTGTTGAACCATTAGTAATTCATCATTCTAAAGGCCACATAGTACCAAGACTTg atgaaaaaagtttgaagattGTGAACGGATTTATCCAAAAGGTTTCAAAGTTGTGA
- the LOC101217630 gene encoding esterase OVCA2: MASERKIERKPKILCLHGFRTSGAILRKQVQRWPTSILHQFHLHFIDGPFPSKGRSDVEGIYDPPYFEWFGTSEDPTSCENLESSLEFIESYMAEHGPFDGLLGFSQGAVLSAALALLQARGVALTKVPKIKFVIVISGSKLQSSSLAARIAYSTSIACPSLHFLSEEDFLMPSGLKLLESFVEPSIINHSKGHIVPRLDEKSLKIVDGFIQKVSKL; encoded by the exons ATGGCAAGTgagagaaaaattgaaaggaaacCCAAAATTTTGTGCCTCCATGGCTTCCGAACTAGTGGAGCAATATTGAGGAAGCAGGTCCAAAGATGGCCAACTTCCATTCTTCATCAATTCCATCTCCATTTTATCGACGGCCCATTCCCTTCCAAAGGAAGATCAGACGTCGAAGGAATTTACGATCCTCCCTATTTCGAGTGGTTTGGAACCAGCGAG GACCCGACTAGTTGTGAAAATTTGGAATCGAGCCTCGAATTCATCGAGAGTTACATGGCTGAGCACGGACCATTCGACGGACTTCTCGGTTTTTCACAG GGGGCGGTGTTATCGGCAGCACTGGCGTTGCTTCAGGCGAGG GGAGTTGCACTGACGAAGGTCCCGAAGATCAAATTCGTAATAGTAATTAGCGGTTCGAAACTGCAATCATCATCCTTGGCCGCTCGAATAGCTTATTCTACATCTATTGCATGTCCATCCCTCCATTTTCTAA GTGAGGAAGACTTCTTGATGCCCAGTGGGTTAAAGCTTCTAGAATCATTTGTTGAACCATCAATAATTAATCATTCTAAAGGCCACATAGTACCAAGACTTg ATGAAAAAAGTTTGAAGATCGTTGACGGATTTATCCAAAAGGTTTCAAAGCTGTGA
- the LOC101217166 gene encoding dihydrofolate reductase, with translation MPPFFPSLSSHQSLTTIPQFRFPTIPIMGSDQKFFTKPRFLCLHGFRTSAAILKKQVGKWPLSVLDQLDLHFLDAPFPAEGKSDVEGIFDPPYFEWFQFSPEFTEYRNFDECLSFIENYMIKHGPFDGFLGFSQGAILSAALPGFQAKGIALTKVPKIKFVIIVSGAKFRSESVAEKAYSTPIGCPSLHFLGEEDFLMPHGKKLLESYIEPTIITHPKGHTIPRLDDKALEVMESFIHRISKILNENEE, from the exons ATGCCTCCATTCTTCCCTTCCCTCTCTTCACATCAATCTCTCACTACAATTCCACAATTTCGTTTCCCCACGATTCCAATCATGGGAAGCGATCAAAAATTCTTCACAAAACCTAGATTTCTTTGCCTCCATGGCTTCCGTACCAGTGCAGCAATCCTCAAGAAGCAGGTCGGAAAATGGCCGCTTTCTGTTCTCGATCAACTCGATCTCCATTTCCTCGACGCTCCCTTTCCCGCTGAAGGAAAGTCCGACGTCGAAGGAATCTTTGATCCTCCTTATTTTGAGTGGTTCCAATTCAGTCCA GAGTTCACGGAATATAGGAATTTCGACGAGTGTCTCTCATTCATTGAGAATTACATGATTAAGCACGGACCATTCGATGGATTCCTCGGTTTCTCACAG GGGGCGATACTATCCGCGGCTCTCCCTGGATTTCAAGCTAAG GGAATTGCTCTGACGAAAGTCCCGAAGATCAAATTCGTGATCATCGTGAGCGGTGCGAAATTCAGATCGGAATCTGTGGCTGAGAAAGCTTACTCGACTCCAATTGGATGCCCATCCCTCCATTTTCTAG GTGAGGAAGACTTCTTAATGCCACATGGGAAGAAGCTTCTGGAATCATATATAGAACCAACAATTATTACTCATCCAAAAGGCCATACAATACCAAGACTAG atgaTAAAGCTTTGGAGGTTATGGAGAGTTTCATTCACAGGATTTCAAAGATCTTAAATGAGAATGAAGAATAG
- the LOC101216927 gene encoding GEM-like protein 1, producing the protein MSQSLPHPHPDPSNPPPPKPSHSDHTDPDTNHRSGDYSPYPKLDPSDVAPPPLPENWTTVPMGSQPQNPPPPPPQTQPNSEARAPISEGNATTLPTEANPYVSAAPAPGNPSSSKHTMDSVKVMLGRWGKRAVEATKKAEDLAGNMWQHLKTGPSFADAAVGRIAQGTKVLAEGGYEKIFRQTFENTPEEKLQKAYACYLSTSAGPVMGTLYISTAKLAFCSDNPLSYKVGEETQWSLYKVVIPLHHLKSVNPSTSKAKPAEKFIQVISIDNHEFWFMGFVSYDSAVKTLQEALHPNNPLSA; encoded by the exons ATGAGTCAGTCTCTCCCACACCCTCACCCCGATCCATCCAATCCCCCTCCTCCGAAACCGTCACACTCCGATCATACCGATCCAGATACCAACCATCGTTCCGGTGATTATTCTCCCTACCCCAAGCTTGATCCTAGCGACGTTGCTCCCCCGCCGCTGCCCGAGAACTGGACCACCGTCCCCATGGGCTCCCAACCCCAAAATCCACCTCCGCCTCCACCTCAAACTCAGCCAAACAGCGAGGCTCGTGCTCCCATCTCCGAGGGAAATGCCACCACTCTGCCGACTGAAGCTAATCCCTATGTTTCTGCAGCTCCGGCTCCTGGAAATCCTTCTTCCTCCAAGC ATACAATGGATTCCGTGAAGGTGATGCTTGGAAGATGGGGAAAGAGAGCGGTTGAGGCAACCAAGAAGGCTGAGGATCTTGCTGGGAATATGTGGCAACACT TGAAAACAGGGCCTAGCTTTGCTGATGCTGCTGTGGGAAGAATTGCTCAGGGGACGAAAGTTCTCGCCGAAGGTGGTTATGAGAAAATCTTCCGACAGACTTTTGAGAATACACCTGAAGAGAAACTTCAGAAGGCATATGCATGTTACTTGTCCACATCAGCTGGTCCAGTGATGGGAACTTTGTACATATCAACGGCTAAACTTGCCTTTTGTAGTGACAATCCTCTTTCATACAAAGTGGGTGAGGAGACTCAATGGAGCCTGTACAAg GTGGTGATCCCACTACATCACCTAAAATCAGTCAACCCATCAACAAGCAAAGCCAAACCAGCTGAAAAGTTCATACAGGTTATCTCCATTGACAATCATGAGTTCTGGTTTATGGGGTTCGTATCTTATGATAGTGCAGTGAAAACTCTTCAAGAAGCCCTACATCCCAACAATCCATTGTCTGCGTGA
- the LOC101216697 gene encoding zinc-finger homeodomain protein 2, whose product MEFDEENDEEIMDEMPIATHHYDSLTNSASTRPKPGEGASTARKASSIRYRECLKNHAIGIGGHAVDGCGEFMPAGEEGSIDALKCAACNCHRNFHRKETDSDQGHYYYQQQQQQICPYRGPTPHPSAYVYMRGAPVQQRALALPAAAGGREEDDTSNPSSSGGGGGSGSGLLLKKRFRTKFSSEQKEKMLEFAEKVGWTIQKHDEADVERFCMETGVRRQVLKVWMHNNKHTLGKKP is encoded by the coding sequence ATGGAATTCGACGAGGAGAACGACGAGGAAATAATGGATGAGATGCCAATCGCCACTCACCACTACGACTCGCTCACTAACTCAGCTTCAACTCGGCCAAAACCTGGTGAAGGTGCTTCAACAGCGAGAAAAGCCAGTAGTATTAGATATAGAGAGTGTTTGAAGAATCACGCCATCGGAATCGGCGGACACGCGGTGGACGGTTGCGGCGAGTTTATGCCGGCGGGAGAAGAAGGAAGTATAGACGCACTGAAATGCGCCGCCTGTAACTGCCACCGAAATTTTCACCGGAAAGAAACGGATTCAGATCAAGGACATTACTATtaccaacaacaacaacaacaaatttgtCCATATCGTGGGCCCACGCCACACCCATCTGCTTACGTGTACATGAGGGGGGCCCCAGTTCAACAAAGGGCGTTGGCTTTGCCGGCAGCAGCCGGGGGGAGGGAAGAGGACGACACGTCGAATCCGAGTAGtagcggcggcggcggcggaaGTGGAAGTGGgttgttgttgaagaagagaTTTAGGACGAAGTTTAGTTCAGAGCAAAAGGAGAAAATGTTAGAGTTTGCGGAGAAAGTTGGATGGACAATTCAGAAACACGACGAAGCTGATGTCGAACGATTCTGTATGGAAACCGGAGTCCGGCGGCAAGTACTTAAGGTGTGGATGCATAATAATAAGCATACTTTAGGGaagaaaccctaa